A window from Methanobrevibacter ruminantium encodes these proteins:
- a CDS encoding CatA-like O-acetyltransferase codes for MKEIDFDLENNPFINFLSSRYSMSARIDVENLWIKSKEQDLSFFVMSLGALMNALNDIPQMRRRIIDGKVIEFESLDAVCPIMDKEETVFKEIRIECPQRFYNILKWHDYVVDYQLNVLEGVDKAFDVDTRERDKINIANFSCIPWVDFDSITNATAAGNAIQPLITWGKVNENYEMTVSITVSHIFVNGLELAKFYKNVQENFDSLL; via the coding sequence ATGAAGGAAATAGATTTTGATTTGGAGAACAACCCATTCATAAACTTCTTGTCATCAAGATATTCCATGTCTGCAAGGATTGATGTTGAAAACTTGTGGATTAAATCAAAGGAGCAGGATTTGTCCTTTTTTGTCATGTCACTTGGAGCATTGATGAATGCATTGAATGATATTCCTCAAATGAGAAGAAGGATCATTGATGGCAAGGTCATTGAATTCGAATCCTTGGATGCAGTTTGCCCAATAATGGATAAAGAGGAGACAGTCTTTAAGGAAATAAGGATAGAATGTCCTCAAAGATTCTATAACATTCTAAAATGGCATGATTATGTTGTGGATTATCAGCTTAATGTTTTGGAAGGAGTTGATAAGGCATTTGATGTGGATACAAGGGAAAGGGATAAGATAAACATTGCTAATTTTTCATGCATCCCTTGGGTTGATTTCGATTCAATCACCAATGCAACTGCTGCGGGAAATGCAATCCAACCTTTAATCACTTGGGGGAAGGTCAATGAGAATTATGAGATGACTGTATCCATAACAGTTAGCCATATATTTGTAAATGGGTTGGAATTGGCTAAGTTCTATAAGAACGTTCAAGAAAACTTTGACAGTTTGCTTTAA
- a CDS encoding universal stress protein, producing the protein MGEQLYKKILLPTDGSKYSDISEKHALSIAATNNAEIIALSVIENSFSIGLPDSETISEVNRLLKDENEKNLKKVERLRDECGMDVKITTMVKEGSPARVILETIEEEDIDLVVIGSSGKTGIDKFLMGSVAEKVVKSAKCSVLVVH; encoded by the coding sequence ATGGGTGAACAGTTATATAAAAAGATTTTATTGCCAACAGATGGTTCAAAATATTCAGACATTTCTGAAAAACATGCATTATCAATTGCAGCTACAAACAATGCTGAAATAATCGCTTTAAGTGTTATTGAAAACTCTTTTTCAATAGGTCTTCCAGATTCAGAAACCATTTCTGAAGTGAACAGATTGCTTAAGGACGAGAATGAAAAGAACCTTAAGAAAGTTGAAAGGCTTAGAGATGAATGTGGAATGGATGTGAAAATCACTACAATGGTTAAGGAGGGTTCTCCTGCAAGGGTAATTCTCGAAACAATTGAAGAGGAAGACATAGACCTTGTTGTTATTGGAAGTTCCGGCAAGACTGGAATCGACAAGTTCTTGATGGGAAGTGTAGCTGAAAAGGTTGTCAAGTCTGCAAAATGTTCTGTCTTAGTTGTTCATTGA
- a CDS encoding alpha/beta fold hydrolase has translation MTKFIEANGIKLAYDESGYEDGKEIILVHGLSSSKETMFLMINGLTDKYKVYTIDCRGHGESDRMGDYTLEDLANDLVAFTNELGLEKPIAIGYSMGSFIVLRASQISDAFEKIILIGTKGDSSDPAITNLLKENGLTVENVTKEEYGKIMRANIFAPTTKIPENMKTMRPQGKELSVEDRVAETKAIADFDNLKEIDNVNAEALVISAEYDKIVPPERGREVADALNCRFELLKDAGHMMMVEKPKEIEDLIKDFIG, from the coding sequence ATGACTAAATTTATTGAAGCAAATGGAATTAAACTTGCATATGATGAATCAGGTTATGAAGATGGCAAAGAGATTATTCTTGTTCATGGACTCTCTTCATCCAAGGAAACAATGTTTCTTATGATAAATGGTCTTACTGACAAATATAAAGTATATACAATTGATTGCAGAGGCCATGGAGAAAGCGATAGAATGGGAGACTATACACTTGAAGACCTTGCAAATGACCTTGTAGCCTTTACAAATGAGCTTGGATTAGAAAAGCCAATTGCCATAGGATATTCCATGGGTTCCTTTATTGTGCTTAGAGCGAGCCAAATTTCAGATGCCTTTGAAAAGATCATCCTTATCGGAACAAAAGGGGACAGCTCAGATCCAGCAATAACAAATCTTCTTAAAGAGAATGGATTGACTGTTGAAAACGTTACAAAAGAGGAATACGGCAAAATCATGAGGGCAAACATATTTGCACCTACAACAAAGATTCCTGAAAACATGAAAACAATGAGGCCTCAAGGAAAGGAACTTAGCGTAGAGGACAGAGTTGCTGAAACAAAGGCAATTGCAGATTTTGACAACCTAAAGGAAATCGATAATGTGAATGCAGAAGCATTGGTGATATCTGCAGAATACGATAAGATAGTTCCCCCTGAAAGAGGCCGTGAAGTGGCAGATGCACTAAATTGCAGATTTGAATTATTAAAAGATGCTGGACATATGATGATGGTGGAAAAACCTAAAGAAATAGAAGATTTGATAAAGGATTTCATAGGATAA